Proteins co-encoded in one Flavobacterium fluviale genomic window:
- a CDS encoding DUF58 domain-containing protein, whose amino-acid sequence MKFIKSLYLNNFFFYVLLGIIGLFICAFIFPNLYNAVWLIVLGLVTFLGLDILILYLARTGLEAERITPEKLSNGDLNTIRINLKNHYNFPVSVKIIDEIPFQFQVRDFKIVKSIKASTQKEISYELRPTERGEYHFGALNVYVSSPLKLIARRFAFDKDQMVPTYPSYIQLRKYDLIAFSNNLFQYGIKKIRRIGHTMEFEQIKEYVQGDDLRTLNWKATAKRNSLMVNQFQDEKSQTVYMAIDKGRVMQMPFDGLSLLDYAINSALVLSNVILKKQDKAGLFSFSKKVENRVFAERRASQMQKILETLYNVKTDFFESDYSRLYVDIKKNINQRSLIILYTNFETMDGLNRQLPYLKGIAKSHLLVVVFFQNTELNSIINKKTSTIQEVYDKVIAEKFMFEKRLIVNELKKYGIHSVLTQPENLTLDAINKYLEIKSRGIL is encoded by the coding sequence ATGAAGTTCATAAAAAGTCTATATCTGAATAATTTCTTCTTCTATGTGCTTTTAGGCATAATAGGATTGTTTATTTGTGCTTTTATTTTTCCGAATCTTTATAATGCGGTTTGGCTTATTGTTTTGGGTTTGGTGACTTTTTTAGGTCTTGATATCCTGATTTTATATTTAGCAAGAACTGGGCTTGAAGCAGAAAGAATTACGCCGGAAAAATTATCGAATGGAGATTTAAATACCATTCGAATCAACTTGAAAAATCATTATAATTTTCCTGTTTCGGTTAAGATAATTGATGAAATTCCGTTTCAGTTTCAAGTTCGTGATTTCAAGATTGTAAAATCAATCAAAGCATCAACGCAAAAAGAAATTAGCTACGAACTTCGCCCGACAGAACGCGGCGAATATCATTTTGGAGCTTTAAATGTTTATGTATCTTCTCCTTTAAAACTAATTGCTAGAAGATTTGCTTTTGACAAAGACCAAATGGTTCCGACGTATCCATCTTATATTCAGTTAAGAAAATACGATTTAATTGCTTTTTCTAATAATCTTTTTCAATACGGAATTAAAAAAATCCGCCGAATTGGACACACAATGGAATTTGAACAGATTAAAGAATATGTACAAGGCGATGATTTAAGGACATTAAACTGGAAAGCTACTGCCAAAAGAAATTCTTTGATGGTCAATCAGTTTCAAGACGAAAAATCACAAACTGTTTATATGGCAATTGACAAAGGCCGTGTCATGCAAATGCCTTTTGACGGCTTAAGTTTATTAGATTATGCTATAAATTCGGCTTTGGTTTTATCAAATGTCATTCTGAAAAAACAAGATAAAGCAGGACTTTTTTCATTTTCTAAAAAGGTAGAAAACAGAGTTTTTGCCGAAAGAAGAGCTTCTCAAATGCAAAAGATCTTAGAAACTTTATACAATGTAAAAACCGATTTTTTCGAAAGCGATTACAGCCGATTATATGTTGATATTAAGAAAAATATCAATCAAAGAAGTTTAATTATTCTGTATACCAACTTTGAAACAATGGACGGACTGAATCGCCAGTTACCTTATTTAAAAGGAATTGCAAAAAGTCATTTATTGGTTGTTGTTTTCTTTCAAAATACCGAACTGAATTCGATCATCAATAAAAAAACAAGCACGATTCAGGAAGTTTATGACAAAGTGATTGCTGAAAAATTTATGTTCGAAAAACGATTAATCGTAAACGAACTGAAAAAATACGGAATCCATTCGGTTTTGACACAGCCAGAAAATCTTACGCTTGACGCCATTAACAAATATTTGGAAATTAAGTCTAGAGGAATTTTATAA
- a CDS encoding TrmH family RNA methyltransferase, which translates to MKQITSIQNPFIKSLVLLQEKSKARKQTGTFLIEGLREISLAIKGGYEIETVLFLPELVSETEIDKLINNPFQIIEINKEVYQKLAYRDTTEGILAVAKTKSLQLSDLKLSENPLILVVESLEKPGNIGAVLRTADAANLDAVLIANPKSDLYNPNIVRSSVGCLFTNQIASGTTSEIIAFLKEKKINFYSATLQNSTSYHTQDFTAPTALVVGTEATGLTQEWREAATQNIIIPMQGEIDSMNVSVAAAILIFEAKRQRGF; encoded by the coding sequence ATGAAACAAATCACTTCAATTCAAAATCCGTTTATAAAATCTTTGGTTTTACTTCAAGAAAAATCCAAAGCTAGAAAACAAACTGGAACATTTTTAATTGAAGGTTTAAGAGAAATTTCATTAGCAATAAAAGGCGGTTACGAAATTGAAACGGTTTTATTTTTACCAGAATTAGTTTCTGAAACTGAAATCGACAAACTGATCAATAATCCGTTTCAAATTATAGAAATCAACAAAGAAGTTTATCAAAAACTGGCTTATCGCGATACTACCGAAGGAATTTTAGCTGTAGCAAAAACCAAATCGCTGCAATTATCCGATTTAAAATTATCTGAGAATCCATTAATTCTTGTTGTTGAATCACTTGAAAAACCAGGAAATATTGGTGCCGTTTTACGTACTGCAGACGCAGCCAATTTAGATGCTGTTTTAATTGCCAATCCAAAAAGTGATTTATACAATCCGAATATTGTGCGTTCAAGTGTGGGCTGTCTTTTTACCAATCAAATTGCAAGCGGAACCACTTCTGAAATTATTGCTTTTTTAAAAGAAAAAAAGATTAATTTCTATAGCGCAACTCTTCAAAATTCAACTTCTTATCATACTCAAGATTTTACTGCTCCAACCGCTTTGGTTGTGGGTACAGAAGCAACTGGTCTAACGCAGGAATGGCGTGAAGCTGCTACTCAAAATATTATTATCCCGATGCAGGGCGAAATTGACAGTATGAATGTTTCTGTTGCTGCCGCGATTTTAATTTTTGAAGCAAAAAGACAGAGAGGGTTCTGA
- a CDS encoding AAA family ATPase produces MDDINTTSNEITNENVNFETRINLGPLLEHVNTIKKEIETVIVGQHKMVDQLLVAILSNGHVLLEGVPGVAKTITAKLLSKTLNIDFSRIQFTPDLMPSDILGTSIFNLKTSEFEFKKGPIFSNLILIDEINRAPAKTQAALFEVMEERQITIDGSGYQLETPFLVIATQNPIEQEGTYRLPEAQLDRFLFKITIDYPKLNEEILIIQREHSLQDHGKLDAIKTILSSDEIKQYQGLVKQIRVEQNLLEYIARIVVNTRENAFLYLGASPRASIAILNASKGFAAIRGRDFVTPEDIKEAAIPVLQHRVIVTPEREMEGITSSEIIKQIIETVEIPR; encoded by the coding sequence ATGGACGACATCAATACAACATCAAACGAAATCACAAATGAAAATGTGAATTTTGAAACTAGAATTAATTTAGGGCCTCTTTTAGAGCACGTAAATACAATTAAAAAAGAGATTGAAACTGTAATTGTTGGGCAGCATAAAATGGTGGACCAGCTTTTGGTTGCAATTTTGTCAAACGGTCATGTTCTTCTAGAAGGTGTTCCTGGAGTTGCGAAAACGATCACAGCCAAATTATTATCAAAAACATTAAACATTGATTTCAGCAGAATTCAATTTACGCCCGATTTAATGCCTTCTGATATTTTAGGAACTTCGATTTTTAACCTAAAAACTTCAGAATTTGAATTCAAAAAAGGACCGATTTTCTCTAATTTAATTTTAATTGATGAGATAAATCGTGCTCCTGCCAAAACACAAGCCGCGCTTTTTGAAGTTATGGAAGAGCGTCAAATTACAATCGACGGATCTGGTTATCAATTAGAAACACCGTTTTTGGTAATTGCAACCCAAAATCCAATCGAGCAAGAAGGAACTTATCGTCTTCCAGAAGCGCAGTTAGACCGTTTTCTTTTCAAAATCACTATCGATTATCCAAAATTAAATGAGGAGATTTTGATTATTCAAAGAGAACATTCTTTACAAGATCACGGAAAACTAGATGCGATAAAAACAATCCTTTCATCTGATGAAATTAAGCAGTATCAAGGTTTGGTAAAACAAATTAGAGTTGAGCAAAATTTACTGGAATATATTGCAAGAATCGTGGTTAACACACGTGAAAACGCCTTTTTATATTTAGGAGCTTCTCCTCGTGCTTCAATCGCTATTTTGAATGCCTCCAAAGGTTTTGCTGCCATCCGCGGGCGTGATTTTGTTACGCCAGAAGATATAAAAGAAGCTGCAATTCCTGTTTTACAGCATCGTGTTATTGTAACGCCAGAACGTGAAATGGAAGGCATTACGAGTTCAGAAATTATTAAACAGATTATCGAGACTGTAGAAATCCCAAGATAA
- a CDS encoding stage II sporulation protein M: MREIAFIKQNKEKWLEFELAIFGKAKKNPDELANLYIQMMNDLSYAQTYYPKSKTVVYLNHLASQIYQKIYKTKRTDSNQIIDFFKIDVPLLVYEYKRYLLYAFALFFVTVSIGVLSARYDQDFVRLILGDEYVNMTMANIKKGNPMAVYGSGSNWGSFIGITVNNLFVGAKCYFYGIFAGIGTFSIFLQNCIMLGSFQYFFYEQGVFWKSVRGIWIHGAMEIFAIVIETTAGFILGASILFPKTFSRINSFKIGFKNSFKIFLSTFPFTISAGFLEGFITRYSIDMPNWLSSLIILATLALISFYYLIYPFMVHKKIHSLTAKNL, translated from the coding sequence ATGAGAGAAATCGCCTTTATAAAACAAAACAAAGAAAAATGGCTCGAATTCGAGCTGGCAATTTTTGGTAAAGCTAAAAAAAATCCTGATGAATTAGCTAATTTGTACATTCAAATGATGAATGATTTGTCGTATGCCCAAACGTATTATCCTAAAAGTAAAACGGTTGTGTACTTAAATCATCTCGCTTCTCAGATTTACCAAAAGATTTACAAAACTAAACGAACAGACTCCAATCAAATTATAGATTTTTTTAAAATTGATGTTCCGCTTTTGGTTTACGAATACAAAAGATATTTGCTTTATGCTTTTGCATTATTTTTTGTTACTGTTTCAATTGGAGTTCTTTCTGCCCGCTATGATCAAGATTTTGTCCGCTTAATTTTAGGAGACGAATATGTAAATATGACTATGGCGAACATCAAAAAAGGCAATCCGATGGCCGTATATGGCTCTGGAAGCAATTGGGGAAGTTTTATCGGCATTACGGTGAACAATCTTTTTGTAGGTGCCAAATGTTATTTTTACGGAATTTTTGCGGGCATTGGGACTTTTAGCATTTTTCTTCAAAACTGTATTATGCTGGGTTCTTTTCAATATTTCTTTTACGAACAAGGTGTTTTCTGGAAAAGCGTTCGAGGAATTTGGATTCACGGTGCTATGGAAATTTTCGCAATTGTTATCGAAACAACAGCCGGTTTTATTTTAGGAGCTTCTATCCTATTCCCTAAAACTTTCTCCAGAATTAATTCTTTTAAAATTGGTTTTAAAAACAGTTTTAAAATATTTTTAAGTACTTTTCCTTTTACAATAAGTGCTGGATTTTTAGAAGGCTTTATTACGCGATATTCTATCGATATGCCTAATTGGTTAAGCAGTTTAATTATTTTGGCGACGCTTGCACTTATTTCATTTTATTACTTGATTTATCCTTTTATGGTGCACAAAAAAATACATTCTTTAACTGCCAAAAATCTTTAA
- a CDS encoding RelA/SpoT family protein, translating into MTEIDIEKENKAIAQEYKELLRISYQTLSPADKKLIRKAFDVAVDAHKEQRRKSGEAYIFHPIAVAKIVASEIGLGATSIAAALLHDVVEDTPITVEDIERLFNPKVAQLVEGLTKISLVQKDLNASMQAENFRKMILTLNDDVRVILIKLADRLHNMQTMDSMAEYKQTKIASETLYIYAPLAHRLGLYNIKTKLEDLGLKYTEPAVYNDIVSKIRETKEEQDAYIKDISDVLKKSLDNEGIDYIIKGRPKSIYSIRRKMRAQNVSFDEVYDKFALRIVYKSDAHDEKFVAWKIYSIVTDHYRPSPSRLRDWISSPKSTGYEALHITVMGPKGRWVEVQVRSERMDEIAEKGYAAHYKYKNGATEESGLDVWLNLLREALENPETNAVDFVEDFKMNLYSKEIFIFTPKGEIKSLPKGATSLDFAFSIHSEIGIKTRGTRVNGRLVPLNYELKSGDQVEVITSPNQKPTVNWLEYVTTSRAKNKIKNVLNENTKKIAEEGKELLVRKLKHLKITFNEQVTNELVNFFKLKTSLDLFYRVGIGAIENQQLKDYAAQKSNSFINFFKNKIKRNKDTTAAEDIHKPVISSNYDMLVFGTEHDKLDYKLSQCCNPIPGDDVFGFVTINEGIKVHKKDCPNAIGMQSNYAYRIMSAKWIDSSQEEFKAIINITGMDVLGLTNQLTRVISNNMSVNIQSISLSTDAGIFHGQIAVIVKNNTILKKMINAIKKIDGVDKVTREYRT; encoded by the coding sequence ATGACAGAAATAGATATTGAAAAAGAAAATAAAGCTATTGCGCAGGAATACAAGGAATTACTTCGAATAAGTTACCAAACTTTAAGCCCAGCTGATAAAAAATTAATTCGAAAAGCTTTTGATGTTGCTGTTGATGCCCACAAAGAGCAGAGACGCAAATCGGGAGAAGCGTATATCTTTCATCCTATTGCAGTTGCAAAAATTGTTGCCTCAGAAATTGGTCTGGGAGCGACTTCTATTGCCGCGGCTTTACTTCATGATGTTGTAGAAGATACTCCAATTACGGTTGAAGATATTGAGCGATTATTTAATCCGAAAGTAGCGCAATTGGTTGAAGGCCTTACTAAGATTTCGCTAGTTCAAAAAGATTTGAATGCTTCAATGCAGGCTGAAAATTTCAGAAAAATGATTCTGACATTGAATGATGATGTCCGCGTTATTCTGATCAAATTGGCCGATCGTCTTCATAATATGCAGACAATGGATTCGATGGCGGAATATAAACAGACCAAAATCGCATCTGAAACTTTATATATTTATGCTCCTTTAGCCCACCGTTTGGGACTTTATAATATTAAAACCAAACTTGAAGATTTAGGTTTAAAATATACCGAACCAGCTGTTTACAATGATATTGTCAGTAAAATTCGTGAAACCAAGGAAGAACAAGATGCTTACATCAAAGATATTTCTGATGTTTTAAAGAAATCGCTAGACAATGAAGGCATTGATTATATCATCAAAGGCCGACCAAAATCCATTTATTCTATCCGTAGAAAAATGCGTGCGCAAAATGTTAGTTTTGATGAAGTTTACGACAAATTTGCACTTAGAATCGTTTATAAATCTGATGCACACGATGAAAAATTTGTGGCATGGAAAATATATTCAATCGTAACGGATCATTACAGACCGAGTCCGAGCCGTTTGCGTGATTGGATTTCGTCTCCAAAATCTACTGGTTACGAAGCACTTCACATTACAGTAATGGGCCCGAAAGGACGCTGGGTCGAAGTTCAGGTTCGAAGCGAACGTATGGACGAAATTGCTGAAAAAGGATATGCTGCTCATTATAAATATAAAAATGGAGCAACAGAAGAAAGTGGTTTAGATGTTTGGCTGAATCTGTTGAGAGAAGCATTAGAAAATCCTGAAACCAATGCCGTAGATTTTGTAGAAGATTTCAAAATGAATTTATATTCAAAAGAAATTTTCATTTTTACGCCAAAAGGAGAAATCAAATCACTGCCTAAAGGAGCGACTTCATTGGATTTTGCTTTCAGTATTCACTCTGAAATTGGAATTAAAACTCGAGGAACGCGCGTAAACGGAAGATTAGTTCCTTTAAACTACGAACTTAAAAGTGGGGATCAGGTTGAAGTAATTACTTCTCCAAATCAGAAACCAACAGTAAACTGGCTGGAATACGTAACGACTTCTAGAGCAAAAAATAAGATCAAAAACGTTCTAAACGAGAACACTAAAAAGATCGCAGAAGAAGGAAAAGAATTGCTTGTTAGAAAACTAAAACATTTAAAAATTACTTTTAATGAACAGGTTACAAACGAGTTAGTTAACTTCTTCAAACTAAAAACAAGTTTAGATTTATTTTACAGAGTCGGAATCGGCGCGATTGAAAATCAGCAGTTAAAAGATTATGCCGCTCAGAAAAGCAATTCGTTTATCAATTTCTTTAAAAATAAAATCAAAAGAAATAAAGATACAACTGCAGCTGAGGATATTCATAAACCAGTTATCAGCAGTAATTACGACATGCTGGTTTTCGGAACTGAACACGACAAACTCGATTACAAACTTTCGCAATGCTGCAACCCTATTCCAGGTGACGATGTTTTTGGTTTTGTGACTATTAACGAAGGAATTAAAGTACATAAAAAAGATTGCCCAAATGCAATTGGAATGCAGTCTAATTACGCTTACCGAATCATGAGCGCCAAATGGATTGACTCTTCGCAAGAGGAATTCAAAGCGATTATCAATATTACCGGAATGGATGTTTTAGGACTTACCAACCAATTGACAAGGGTAATTTCGAACAATATGAGTGTGAATATCCAAAGTATTTCACTGAGTACAGATGCAGGAATTTTTCACGGTCAGATTGCGGTAATTGTAAAAAATAATACCATTTTGAAGAAAATGATTAATGCAATTAAGAAAATTGACGGAGTTGATAAAGTTACCAGAGAATACAGAACCTAA
- a CDS encoding DUF4129 domain-containing protein — protein MTRLLFIFSFLFCCGISMAQDSVVTTPEPPKIAVIKYTEKDIQVDSNTVEAKHFEKNFKKKYTDPEFVYEYKAPEKSWWDHCIHWLAGIFSSLFNFKSVKTSLNFVVILFRIIAVLIVIVLIYFIARALTKQEGKWIFGKNANKKAIFYSDAEKNIHLLDFEKLIKESIETGERRAAVRYYYLWLLKVMAQHNYIEWDIEKTNSDYLYELQQPAHKEEFTYLSYLYNYIWYGEFEIDDAIFSKTENRFKKALKTFGNG, from the coding sequence ATGACAAGATTATTATTTATTTTTTCTTTTCTTTTTTGCTGCGGTATTTCTATGGCACAGGATTCGGTTGTTACAACTCCGGAACCTCCAAAAATTGCTGTAATTAAATATACGGAAAAGGATATTCAGGTTGATTCGAATACTGTCGAAGCCAAGCATTTTGAGAAAAACTTCAAAAAAAAATATACTGATCCAGAATTTGTATACGAATATAAAGCTCCAGAAAAAAGCTGGTGGGACCACTGTATACATTGGCTGGCTGGAATCTTTTCAAGTTTATTCAACTTTAAAAGCGTAAAGACATCATTGAATTTTGTCGTTATATTATTTAGGATTATTGCTGTCTTAATAGTCATTGTTTTGATTTATTTCATAGCACGAGCGTTGACTAAACAAGAAGGAAAATGGATTTTTGGAAAAAATGCCAATAAAAAAGCCATTTTTTATTCGGATGCTGAAAAAAATATTCATCTTTTAGATTTTGAAAAACTAATAAAAGAAAGTATCGAAACGGGGGAAAGAAGAGCTGCCGTACGCTATTATTATCTGTGGCTTTTAAAAGTAATGGCGCAGCATAATTACATTGAATGGGATATCGAGAAAACAAATTCTGATTATTTGTACGAGTTACAACAGCCTGCTCATAAAGAGGAGTTTACCTATCTTTCTTATTTGTACAATTATATTTGGTACGGCGAATTTGAGATTGATGATGCAATATTCAGTAAAACTGAAAACAGATTTAAAAAAGCTTTAAAAACCTTCGGCAATGGATAA
- a CDS encoding RDD family protein — translation MSELSINTTQNVKINFIAASIGERLGAFFIDLFIIISYCTAISVVLFNWLQFDRLLANLDGWSKGAVYLIIYSPVIVYSLFFESIFEGQSLGKKLVKIKVVKIDGYQAGFGDYLIRWFFRVIDFFSLFGLPGLISIITSQKSQRLGDMAAGTAVITLKNKINISHTILEEIGDAYVPTYPLVIKLSDNDMRIIKETYQKAEAKNDHEIIYKLVAKIESVTGIKNQSGNNSDFIRVILKDYNFYTQHM, via the coding sequence ATGTCAGAATTATCTATTAATACGACACAAAATGTCAAAATAAATTTTATTGCCGCTTCTATAGGCGAGCGGCTGGGTGCTTTTTTTATTGATTTGTTTATAATAATCTCATATTGTACTGCAATTTCAGTGGTTCTATTCAACTGGCTGCAATTCGATCGACTGCTTGCTAATCTAGACGGCTGGTCTAAAGGAGCAGTTTATTTAATTATCTATTCGCCGGTTATAGTTTACTCTTTATTTTTTGAAAGTATTTTTGAAGGACAGTCACTTGGGAAAAAACTAGTTAAAATTAAAGTGGTCAAAATCGACGGATATCAAGCGGGTTTTGGAGACTATTTAATACGCTGGTTTTTTAGGGTTATTGATTTTTTTAGCCTTTTTGGACTTCCAGGGCTTATTTCGATAATAACCAGCCAAAAATCACAGCGTCTAGGCGATATGGCAGCGGGTACAGCCGTTATTACTTTAAAGAATAAAATTAATATCAGTCACACTATTTTAGAAGAAATTGGAGATGCTTATGTGCCGACTTATCCGTTAGTTATAAAACTTTCGGACAACGATATGCGAATTATCAAGGAAACGTATCAAAAAGCCGAGGCTAAAAATGATCATGAAATCATTTATAAATTGGTAGCCAAAATTGAAAGCGTAACCGGAATTAAGAATCAATCTGGAAATAACAGCGATTTTATCAGGGTTATTTTAAAAGATTACAACTTCTACACGCAGCATATGTAA
- a CDS encoding DUF4350 domain-containing protein, which translates to MKIYIAILVLLFGIVLLTDKGKPKPIDWTPTYSVNDKIPFGLYILDQEFNGFFKKQKVKKISTETPYEYLDSQYDENENVENYKIKGTFINISEANNIDDQSMKEILYFVSHGNKAFLSMRAFPKLLLDSLKVELKTDFMPSENVSIWMANKKVSTKKYTFNTGLSDYFSKIDTLNTKVLGYQNSNKNKRQINFIEVPYKNGYVYLHTQPVAFTNYNLLKKDHYQYAENVLSYFTKGNIFWYTKSFNDKRISNSPMRYILSQPALKWAWYLALIGILIFMIFNAKRKQRIVPIIKPLENLTVDFTKTIGNLYYQEGDHANIIDKKIIYFLEKIRTDYLIDTSKLDDDFIAKLHHKTGKDEKDIQELIDLINHHRKSYHGSLEEDLIRINTAIEKILH; encoded by the coding sequence ATGAAAATATACATTGCTATACTGGTTTTGCTTTTCGGTATAGTACTTTTAACAGACAAGGGGAAACCAAAACCTATTGACTGGACTCCTACGTATTCTGTTAATGATAAAATTCCGTTTGGATTATACATTTTAGATCAAGAATTTAATGGCTTTTTTAAGAAACAAAAAGTCAAAAAAATCTCAACTGAAACGCCTTACGAATATTTAGATTCCCAATATGATGAAAATGAAAATGTAGAAAACTACAAAATTAAAGGTACTTTCATCAATATTTCTGAAGCCAATAATATTGACGATCAGTCTATGAAAGAGATTTTATATTTTGTCTCGCATGGAAATAAGGCTTTTTTAAGCATGAGAGCATTTCCAAAATTATTGCTGGATTCTTTAAAAGTAGAATTGAAAACAGATTTTATGCCGTCTGAAAATGTTTCGATCTGGATGGCTAATAAAAAGGTAAGCACAAAAAAATATACTTTTAATACTGGCTTAAGCGATTATTTTTCTAAAATAGATACTTTAAACACAAAAGTTCTTGGTTATCAGAACAGCAATAAAAATAAAAGACAAATTAATTTTATTGAAGTTCCGTACAAAAATGGATATGTGTATTTACACACACAGCCGGTAGCGTTTACGAATTATAATCTGCTTAAAAAAGATCATTACCAATATGCCGAAAATGTATTGTCTTATTTTACAAAAGGAAATATTTTTTGGTATACTAAAAGTTTCAATGATAAAAGAATTTCAAATTCTCCTATGCGCTATATTTTATCGCAGCCAGCTTTAAAATGGGCATGGTATTTAGCCTTAATTGGTATTTTGATTTTTATGATCTTTAATGCAAAACGTAAGCAGCGTATTGTGCCGATTATAAAACCGTTAGAGAATTTAACGGTGGATTTCACGAAAACCATCGGAAATTTATATTATCAGGAAGGAGATCATGCTAATATTATTGACAAAAAGATTATTTATTTCCTAGAAAAAATAAGAACCGATTATTTAATTGACACGTCAAAATTAGATGATGATTTTATTGCAAAACTGCATCATAAAACAGGCAAAGACGAGAAAGACATTCAAGAACTTATCGACTTAATAAATCATCACAGAAAGAGTTATCACGGAAGCCTGGAAGAAGATTTGATCCGAATAAATACAGCAATAGAAAAGATTTTACATTAA
- a CDS encoding PH domain-containing protein produces MEKFKSKIDLWFVILVCLLFTLILIRLAYDQNWVGFIFIIVVISYVIYSFSTTVYSIEGDKLKIKCSYFFNFLIEIKDIKKKSETFNIISSPALAFNRLEILYNKFDTLLISPKDKIRFLEAVKRINPEIKIVLKK; encoded by the coding sequence ATGGAAAAATTCAAATCTAAAATTGATTTGTGGTTTGTAATTTTGGTATGCTTATTATTTACGCTGATACTAATACGATTAGCTTACGATCAAAATTGGGTTGGTTTTATTTTTATAATCGTAGTAATTAGTTATGTTATCTATTCATTTTCAACAACTGTTTATAGTATTGAAGGCGATAAGCTAAAAATAAAATGCAGTTATTTCTTTAATTTTTTGATTGAAATTAAGGACATAAAAAAAAAATCGGAAACTTTTAATATTATAAGTTCGCCTGCACTGGCATTTAACCGATTAGAAATTTTATATAATAAATTTGATACGCTTTTAATTTCACCAAAAGATAAAATCAGATTTTTAGAAGCAGTAAAAAGAATAAATCCTGAAATAAAAATAGTACTAAAAAAATAG
- a CDS encoding alkaline phosphatase family protein, which yields MKKLIPILFILLSFKSLAQKTENIIIITTDGFRWQEVFKGIDPAIANDKKFNQGDSAYIYKKYSNPDIKEARKKLMPFFWSEIASKGQIYGNRDLGNKVDVANPYWFSYPGYSEIMTGNVDLKVNSNGYKANPNVNVLEFLNQQSKLKGKVAAFGAWDAFDRILNEERSGFPVISAFDKVGGNKPTAMQKLLNEMRDNSYKPFHQDECLDVFTHYQALDELKNKKPKVLYIAYGETDEWAHHAQYRSYLDAANQVDKWIEEIWNFVQNDPQYKNKTTLFITVDHGRGDKVKAQWTDHGSDVPGASEIWFAAMGPEIGPKGEIKTESQLYQKQFAQTLAKIMGYDFKTDHPVETEIKEIFKK from the coding sequence ATGAAAAAATTAATCCCAATTCTGTTCATTTTATTAAGCTTTAAATCTCTGGCACAAAAAACAGAAAACATAATCATCATTACTACAGATGGTTTTAGATGGCAGGAAGTTTTTAAAGGAATTGACCCAGCTATTGCCAATGATAAAAAATTCAATCAGGGAGACAGCGCCTATATTTATAAAAAATATTCCAATCCTGATATCAAAGAAGCTCGTAAAAAATTAATGCCTTTTTTCTGGTCCGAAATCGCTTCAAAAGGTCAGATTTACGGTAATCGAGATTTAGGAAATAAGGTCGATGTTGCCAATCCGTATTGGTTTAGTTATCCAGGCTACAGCGAAATAATGACTGGAAATGTTGACCTGAAAGTAAATTCAAACGGCTATAAAGCCAATCCCAATGTAAATGTATTAGAGTTCTTGAACCAGCAGTCTAAGCTAAAAGGAAAAGTTGCTGCTTTTGGTGCTTGGGATGCTTTTGATAGAATTCTGAACGAAGAAAGAAGCGGGTTTCCTGTCATTTCTGCTTTCGATAAAGTAGGAGGAAATAAGCCAACTGCAATGCAAAAACTGCTTAACGAAATGCGTGACAACTCCTATAAGCCTTTTCACCAAGACGAATGTTTAGATGTTTTCACACATTATCAGGCATTAGACGAATTAAAAAATAAAAAGCCTAAAGTGCTTTACATTGCCTATGGCGAAACCGATGAGTGGGCACATCATGCACAATATCGTTCGTATTTAGATGCTGCAAACCAAGTCGATAAATGGATCGAGGAAATTTGGAATTTTGTTCAAAATGACCCGCAGTACAAAAACAAAACTACTTTATTTATAACGGTTGACCACGGCCGAGGCGACAAAGTAAAAGCACAATGGACAGATCATGGCTCTGACGTTCCTGGCGCATCTGAAATTTGGTTTGCTGCAATGGGACCTGAAATTGGTCCAAAAGGCGAAATTAAAACCGAATCTCAATTGTATCAAAAACAATTTGCCCAAACTTTAGCAAAAATTATGGGATATGATTTCAAGACTGATCATCCTGTAGAAACTGAGATTAAAGAAATTTTTAAGAAATAA